From Salmo salar chromosome ssa04, Ssal_v3.1, whole genome shotgun sequence, one genomic window encodes:
- the LOC106602419 gene encoding zinc finger protein with KRAB and SCAN domains 3-like, with the protein MANCMVFHTQIASIMEVLANAAVAEICKLVDDDYKVFRLEMSQSQKENRGLRRKLQLLDWKVARERVPASRPSSVKVVDRYRGEGHFTVGHRSIVKPVGHNAWRDDQPITVDEGSGTSTQHVIVIESAEAAGPGGSSLVKQERTEGDDPQHSRDIQTGAAAGMAPPVAMDDLATTPHPRTRRSVMDVSGTPKAVLKSETDTETLTVSRRLLHTGSDHRSDPERLGCPPAPGSEYFLYGSPRTVHSHQDSVDALETVNYPSCSYATEMDPGKMTLGLETQTDLSRGEWNQYSSSLYSEGCQDKKEEVIAIDEMTVKVEGGVPLIWNETHLGEGHSQGRDFLDYRESLETNPDVTTHSPLHTLRDHEPVSTSMGPSDQVLNSKVQKAKAQGGGPTSGGSKVKRFLCMFCNKGFSCLQKVEIHQRVHTGEKPFSCTQCHMRFAEAGNLKRHQRVHTGEKPYSCPQCHMCFAQSGNLKMHLKVHTGERPFACTQCRKRFSERSYLRIHQQKNHSTKT; encoded by the exons atggctaactgtatggtttttcacactcaaatagcctccattatggaggtgctagcgaatgcagccgtggcagagatctgtaaactcgtagacgacgactataaagtgtttcgtttggaaatgtctcaaagccagaaagaaaacagggggttgcggaggaaactacagctaCTGGACTGGAAGGTGGCACGGGAGCGCGTCCCCGCCAGTCGTCCCAGTAGTGTCAAGGTCGTCGATCGATACAGAG GTGAAGGACATTTCACTGTAGGCCACAGGAGCATTGTGAAGCCAGTGGGACACAATGCgtggagagatgaccaaccaatcactgttgatgaggggagtggaacctcaacccagcatgTTATCGTGATAGAG TCTGCAGAGGCTGCAGGTCCTGGAGGATCGTCTCTGGTCAAGCAGGAGAGGACTGAAGGAGACGACCCACaacacagcagagacatccagactggaGCAGCAGCTGGAATGGCACCCCCTGTAGCTATGGACGACCTCGCCACCACGCCCCACCCCAGGACCCGACGCAGCGTTATGGATGTCAGTGGAACACCGAAGGCCGTCctcaagtcagagacagacaccGAGACTTTAACTGTATCACGAAGGCTCTTACACACAGGATCTGACCACagatcagacccagagagactgggctgtcctcctgCTCCCGGCTCAGAGTATTTTCTTTATGGTAGCCCGAGGACGGTTCATTCCCATCAGGACTCAGTTGACGCGTTAGAGACTGTCAATTATCCGTCTTGTTCTTACGCTACAGAGATGGACCCTGGAAAAATGACCTTGGGTTTAGAGACacagactgatctgtctagaggggaatggaaccagtacagtagtagtctATACTCTGAAGGGTGCCAAGATAAGAAAGAGGAGGTTATTGCCATAGATGAGATGACTGTGAAAGTTGAGGGCGGTGTTCCTCTGATATGGAATGAGACTCACTTAGGAGAAGGACATTCACAAGGCAGAGATTTCTTAGATTACAGGGAAAGCTTAGAGACAAATCCAGATGTCACGACCCACTCCCCTTTACACACACTCAGGGATCACGAACCAGTGTCCACGTCTATGGGGCCTTCcgatcaggtattgaactcaaaGGTTCAAAAGGCCAAGGCTCAGGGAGGGGGACCAACATCAGGCGGTAGTAAAGTCaaacggttcctctgcatgttctgtaacaaaggcttcagctgcctccagaaggtggagatccaccagagggtccacacaggggagaaacccttcagctgtacccagtgtcacatgcgATTCGCTGAGGCTGGCAACTTGAAgcggcaccagagggtccacacaggggagaaaccctacagctgcccccagtgtCACATGTGTTTCGCCCAGTCTGGCAAcctgaagatgcacctgaaggtccacacgggAGAGAGGCCGTTCGCCTGTACACAATGCAGGAAGAGGTTCTCAGAAaggagctacctcaggatacaccaaCAGAAAAATCATTCCACAAAAACATAG
- the LOC123742531 gene encoding gastrula zinc finger protein XlCGF49.1-like: MQQERTETDSASDAPSCSYSCDSERLMAPQVNPLTGAAFSLPSIGSINWNMDPATTQTLPGLHPPHSLLLNQTSDNASALTVNVYTSPLTNDSSSNAISRSGGKEKRFPCSFCGKAFSFPKQVEIHQRMHMEEKPFGCHLCRASFSHSSKLKRHQRVHTGEKPYSCPQCEKRFSHKHQLKMHLKMHTGERPFACTQCGKRFSERSYLRIHQQKMHMAHV, encoded by the coding sequence ATGCAGCAGGAACGAACAGAGACAGACTCGGCTAGCGATGCTCCAtcctgctcctatagttgtgattcagagagactgatggcgcctcaggttaaccccctaacaggtgctgccttcagcctgccttctataggatctatcaactggaacatggaccctgccacaacacagacactccctggccttcatcctcctcacaGTCTCCtgttaaaccagacctcagaCAATGCCAGTGCCTTAACAGTAAATGTCTACACCAGCCCATTGACAAATGACAGTAGTAGTAACGCTATCAGTAGATCTGGTGGCAAAGAGAAGCGCTTCCCGTGTTCATTCTGTGGGAAAGCCTTCAGTTTCCCCAAACAGGTGGAAATCCACCAGAGGATGCACATGGAGGAGAAACCGTTCGGCTGCCACCTGTGCCGGGCCAGTTTCTCACACTCATCCAagctgaagaggcaccagagggtccacacaggggagaaaccctacagctgcccccagtgtgagaagaggttctcccacaagcaccagctgaagatgcacctgaagaTGCACACGGGAGAGAGGCCATTCGCCTGTACACAATGTGGGAAAAGGTTCTCAGAAAGGAGCTAtctcaggatacaccagcagaaaatgcACATGGCCCATGTATAG